The genomic window TCCGGTCCTTCGGACTCTCGCTCCTCCAAAACCCACCATCTTTTCAGGAGGACAACCCCGGCGAGGACTCCTGGCGGCGGTTCATAGGTATGCGGATCGGCTCCCTGCGGCACGAGCACGATCACCCGAACGTGGTCGCCTCCAACACGCTCCAGGAATTCGACCGA from Methanoculleus thermophilus includes these protein-coding regions:
- a CDS encoding metal ABC transporter solute-binding protein, Zn/Mn family; its protein translation is SVEFLERVGGDHVRVIVLVPQGADPHTYEPPPGVLAGVVLLKRWWVLEERESEGPDLEKLEEFRGAAIRRIRE